A region of Acidobacteriota bacterium DNA encodes the following proteins:
- a CDS encoding DUF2231 domain-containing protein, with amino-acid sequence MIQARLLGHPLHPILAGFPVALWTVGLAWDLAALLLPRPLWSEMAFWTLAAGLTAAVPTLITGFWEMAALRQGHPAERTVWWHMGIMSAAFCCILISVLLRRDALENGEQASLAALGLAIAGVALTMAGGWLGGELVFRHGLGGEKGRERNGDG; translated from the coding sequence ATGATTCAGGCCCGCCTTCTCGGGCATCCCCTTCATCCCATTCTGGCGGGGTTCCCGGTGGCCCTCTGGACGGTGGGTCTGGCGTGGGATCTGGCGGCTCTGCTGCTCCCCCGGCCCCTTTGGTCCGAGATGGCCTTCTGGACCCTGGCCGCCGGCCTGACAGCAGCCGTGCCGACCTTGATCACCGGCTTTTGGGAAATGGCCGCCCTGCGCCAGGGGCATCCGGCCGAGCGCACCGTCTGGTGGCACATGGGAATCATGTCGGCGGCCTTCTGCTGTATTCTGATAAGCGTTCTGCTGCGCCGGGACGCCTTGGAAAACGGGGAGCAGGCTTCTTTGGCGGCCCTGGGATTGGCTATTGCAGGAGTGGCCTTGACCATGGCCGGCGGATGGCTGGGCGGCGAGTTGGTCTTTCGTCATGGCCTCGGGGGCGAGAAGGGGAGGGAGCGAAACGGAGACGGCTGA
- a CDS encoding winged helix-turn-helix transcriptional regulator has translation MKNSPTLQAMPESRRAILSGLKRRGSQSIASLAGHLGITPEGVRQHLGQLQHEGWVKREVKREPSTAGRPPSVYRLTPAGDHLFPKEYDDLAVALIDAAAEELGREAVRRLLERVARDKVEQWEPQLRGLGLKDRLKALRDIYMADDPYCYVESEENGHPRLVEMNCPYLEVARRRPALCSVTVSVLRRLLGYRVVRTERFQSGHGRCVFRILKDHPLENGSSLFEWEPDEP, from the coding sequence ATGAAGAACTCCCCGACACTGCAAGCCATGCCCGAATCGCGACGGGCCATACTCTCCGGCCTGAAGCGCCGGGGCTCGCAATCCATCGCCTCCTTGGCCGGCCATCTGGGCATCACCCCCGAAGGCGTGCGCCAACACCTGGGACAGCTTCAACACGAAGGTTGGGTCAAACGCGAGGTCAAGCGCGAGCCCTCCACCGCCGGACGCCCGCCCTCGGTTTACCGATTGACGCCCGCCGGCGACCATCTTTTCCCCAAGGAGTACGACGACCTGGCGGTAGCCTTGATCGATGCGGCCGCCGAAGAGCTGGGACGCGAGGCGGTGCGCCGCCTGCTGGAGAGAGTAGCCCGCGACAAGGTCGAGCAATGGGAACCTCAGTTGAGGGGACTCGGGCTGAAAGATCGCCTCAAGGCTTTGCGCGACATTTACATGGCCGACGACCCCTACTGCTATGTCGAGTCGGAGGAAAACGGTCATCCGCGCCTGGTGGAGATGAACTGCCCCTACCTGGAGGTGGCGCGCCGCCGGCCGGCCTTGTGCAGCGTCACCGTGTCGGTGCTGCGCCGCCTGCTGGGTTACCGGGTCGTGCGCACGGAGCGCTTTCAGTCCGGCCACGGACGCTGCGTCTTCCGCATCCTCAAGGACCACCCCTTGGAAAACGGCTCTTCCCTCTTCGAGTGGGAACCGGACGAACCCTAA
- the purN gene encoding phosphoribosylglycinamide formyltransferase — protein sequence MKNVAILLSGRGSNFMAISDAIEAGEIPARIVLVFSNKPEAPGLAEARRRGYPASSISPQKDQSRQDYDRLVAAELEKAQTDIICLAGYMRIVSPYFVGRFPHRILNIHPSLLPAFPGLKAQQQALEWGAKVSGCTVHFVDEKLDHGPAILQQAVPVKDDDTEESLSARILVQEHRLYPEALRIVCQDRHRIEGRRVLIAPGT from the coding sequence ATGAAGAACGTCGCCATCCTGCTGAGCGGACGGGGATCGAACTTCATGGCCATCTCCGACGCCATCGAAGCGGGCGAGATCCCGGCCCGGATCGTGCTGGTTTTCTCCAACAAGCCCGAGGCCCCCGGACTGGCCGAGGCCCGCCGCCGCGGCTACCCCGCCTCTTCCATCTCCCCCCAAAAGGATCAGTCTCGCCAGGACTACGACCGCCTGGTAGCGGCGGAGCTGGAAAAGGCCCAAACCGACATCATCTGCCTGGCCGGCTACATGCGAATCGTCAGCCCCTATTTCGTCGGCCGCTTTCCCCATCGCATCCTCAACATCCATCCTTCCCTGCTGCCCGCTTTCCCAGGACTCAAGGCCCAGCAGCAGGCGCTGGAGTGGGGCGCCAAGGTGTCGGGCTGCACCGTCCACTTCGTGGACGAGAAACTCGACCACGGCCCCGCCATCCTGCAGCAAGCCGTCCCCGTCAAAGACGACGACACCGAGGAATCCCTCTCGGCCCGCATCCTGGTCCAAGAACACCGCCTCTACCCCGAGGCCCTCAGAATCGTCTGCCAGGACCGCCACCGCATAGAGGGCCGCCGCGTGCTCATTGCGCCTGGGACTTAG
- the purM gene encoding phosphoribosylformylglycinamidine cyclo-ligase has product MPEEKKGQNNKEPQKVARGGLTYAASGVDIDRANQAKGRIKELARATFNQGVVHDIGSFAGLFRPDFSRYSKPVLVSSADGVGTKLKIAFMTGVHDTVGVDLVAHCANDILAQRARPLFFLDYIATGHLDPEVVVGVVEGLSRGCREAGCVLLGGETAEMPDFYQEGEYDLAGFIVGMADEERLFRPEDVQPGDLLIGLPSSGLHTNGFSLVRRLCFKRLQLTPDSYVAELGRPLGEELLEPHRCYLSVLDKLLEDDDLHGLAHITGGGITENLDRALPSHLDGQVNRESWQVPAIFRFIQERGRVDREEMFRTFNMGVGMVLIVEAASADRFQEALRQAGDEPLVIGEVIEGQGKVRYG; this is encoded by the coding sequence ATGCCTGAAGAGAAAAAGGGCCAGAACAACAAAGAACCGCAGAAAGTCGCCCGCGGCGGACTCACTTATGCGGCCAGCGGGGTCGACATCGACCGCGCCAACCAGGCCAAGGGACGCATCAAGGAACTGGCCCGCGCCACCTTCAACCAGGGGGTGGTTCACGACATCGGCTCCTTCGCCGGACTCTTCCGCCCCGATTTCTCGCGCTATTCCAAGCCGGTGCTGGTGTCCAGCGCCGACGGGGTGGGCACCAAGCTGAAGATCGCCTTCATGACCGGCGTCCACGACACGGTGGGAGTCGACCTGGTGGCCCACTGCGCCAACGACATCCTGGCCCAGCGGGCGCGTCCGCTCTTTTTTCTCGACTACATCGCCACCGGACATCTCGATCCCGAGGTGGTGGTGGGAGTGGTAGAAGGGCTTTCCCGCGGCTGCCGCGAGGCGGGATGCGTGCTGCTGGGAGGCGAGACCGCCGAGATGCCCGACTTCTACCAGGAGGGCGAATACGACCTGGCCGGGTTCATCGTGGGAATGGCCGACGAGGAGCGCCTCTTCCGTCCTGAGGACGTGCAGCCAGGCGACCTGCTTATCGGACTGCCCTCCTCGGGACTTCACACCAACGGCTTTTCGCTGGTGCGCCGCCTTTGCTTCAAGCGCCTGCAACTGACTCCCGACAGCTATGTGGCTGAACTGGGGCGTCCGCTGGGCGAGGAGTTGCTGGAGCCTCACCGCTGCTATCTGTCCGTCCTCGACAAGCTGCTGGAGGACGACGACCTGCACGGACTGGCCCACATCACCGGCGGAGGCATCACCGAGAACCTCGACCGGGCTCTGCCTTCGCATCTCGATGGGCAGGTCAACCGCGAGTCATGGCAGGTGCCGGCCATCTTCCGCTTCATCCAAGAGCGGGGACGGGTGGACCGGGAGGAGATGTTCCGCACCTTCAACATGGGCGTCGGCATGGTGTTGATCGTGGAGGCCGCGTCCGCCGACCGCTTCCAGGAAGCCCTGCGCCAGGCCGGCGACGAGCCGCTGGTCATCGGCGAGGTTATCGAAGGCCAGGGAAAGGTCCGCTACGGATGA
- a CDS encoding ABC transporter permease, with protein MTNYLMAFRVGVRAALRQPFNTITVVAFLALGISLTTTVFSIVHGVLFRPLPYESPERLVCLTPGRVSFRAANWNPAVQPALESVASFEQVEPLRPSIFSVSGATSAETIRGAQAPPGLFELLGVGPLLGSVYSAQDPPQEVAVIAYSFWQSHFGGSESVIGQTIRVDGQPRSIVAVMPQSFDFYRLVELWVPFTQSDIQDASGPVSIFARLAADASIQRARSEVQTLAAPLQRLDLLEEGQEIQVRPLDEERGANGVGPMAVFLLICSVGVFLVVCANLVNLYLARLVHRRQEIALRFALGGGRARFGLQLIFENLPVMLVSTFLAVSATYWTIHFVSSLATPTLPAWMEFRLSWPVLVFSAALVFFVLLLASIVPAARLSSPNLQQELKESGLQVSGGVRVSRWQGACAGIQMALAMILLVVSSLILRSSNRMRNFVAELPGNTVIEGQAFFTDSDRDYRNEYYESLRQRSEAHPAVKRVAGEWRIDLELSSGALLEAVAGRTIRAGAVDVQAVDKEFFDALGMRLAEGRGIDSQDAEGTPRVAVVNRKLGEMLWPREPSVLGRRFKLGEEDFTVVGVLENQQRLRTRRFSVLTAPQPALYLSGPQVGSEVSGIYVQLRSEDAKREVIQHMTQLSRSMDADLPLEFFPAQEGLLAQIYSWLGRILGGLGMVSTLVALLGVYALISFQAQRREKEIGIRSALGASRRQIRRLVLRHTLRMVLPGIIAGGVIAGFFSTLMSEALFGVSPLALWLYAGVAALLAGLSLVAALYPAVRASRVDPADFLRAV; from the coding sequence ATGACCAACTACTTGATGGCCTTTAGAGTCGGAGTGCGAGCAGCGCTTCGTCAACCCTTCAACACCATTACGGTGGTCGCCTTCTTGGCTCTCGGCATCAGCCTCACGACGACGGTGTTCAGCATTGTCCACGGAGTTCTATTTCGTCCGCTGCCCTATGAATCTCCAGAACGACTCGTCTGCCTGACTCCCGGCCGAGTCTCTTTCAGGGCCGCCAACTGGAACCCGGCGGTTCAGCCCGCTCTTGAGAGCGTTGCTTCTTTCGAACAAGTGGAGCCCCTGAGACCGAGCATTTTCAGCGTCTCGGGCGCGACCTCGGCTGAGACGATCCGGGGAGCCCAAGCACCTCCCGGCCTCTTTGAACTGCTCGGTGTTGGGCCCTTGTTGGGAAGCGTCTATTCGGCGCAGGATCCGCCGCAGGAAGTGGCTGTCATTGCGTATAGCTTCTGGCAGAGCCACTTCGGAGGAAGCGAGAGCGTGATCGGGCAAACGATACGTGTCGATGGCCAGCCTCGCAGCATTGTCGCAGTGATGCCTCAGAGCTTCGACTTTTATCGGCTAGTCGAATTGTGGGTTCCGTTTACGCAGTCCGACATCCAGGATGCGTCCGGGCCCGTCTCCATCTTTGCCAGACTTGCAGCGGATGCTTCCATTCAGCGTGCGCGGTCCGAAGTGCAGACCCTTGCCGCGCCGCTGCAGCGGCTGGACTTGCTGGAAGAAGGACAAGAGATCCAGGTGCGGCCTTTGGACGAAGAGAGGGGGGCCAACGGAGTCGGACCTATGGCTGTCTTCTTGCTGATCTGCTCGGTCGGAGTCTTTTTGGTGGTGTGCGCAAACCTTGTCAATCTCTATCTGGCTCGCTTGGTTCACCGACGACAGGAAATCGCCTTGCGTTTTGCGCTGGGAGGGGGCAGAGCCCGTTTCGGGCTTCAATTGATATTCGAAAACCTGCCTGTCATGCTGGTAAGCACCTTCCTTGCGGTATCGGCAACCTACTGGACAATCCATTTCGTCTCCTCACTTGCGACGCCAACGCTGCCCGCTTGGATGGAGTTCAGACTCAGTTGGCCGGTTCTGGTTTTTTCGGCGGCATTGGTCTTCTTCGTCCTACTTCTAGCCAGCATAGTGCCGGCTGCCCGGCTGTCCTCGCCCAATTTGCAGCAGGAACTCAAGGAGAGCGGCCTCCAGGTTTCGGGAGGTGTCCGGGTAAGCCGGTGGCAAGGCGCGTGCGCCGGCATCCAGATGGCCCTGGCAATGATTCTCCTTGTCGTATCCTCTTTGATTCTGCGCAGCTCAAATCGCATGCGAAACTTTGTTGCGGAATTGCCGGGAAACACTGTAATCGAAGGGCAGGCATTCTTTACCGATTCGGACCGCGACTACCGCAATGAGTACTATGAAAGCCTGCGTCAGCGTAGCGAAGCGCATCCCGCCGTAAAGAGGGTTGCCGGCGAATGGCGAATCGACCTCGAACTTTCATCGGGAGCACTCTTGGAGGCGGTTGCAGGCCGTACTATCAGGGCCGGAGCGGTGGACGTCCAAGCCGTTGACAAGGAGTTCTTCGATGCCCTAGGCATGCGGTTGGCTGAAGGGCGGGGCATCGACTCGCAGGATGCGGAAGGGACACCGCGGGTCGCAGTAGTGAACAGAAAACTCGGTGAAATGCTGTGGCCGCGGGAGCCATCAGTGCTGGGACGGCGGTTCAAACTGGGTGAAGAGGATTTCACGGTCGTGGGCGTGTTGGAGAATCAGCAGAGGCTTCGGACACGCAGGTTCTCGGTATTGACTGCCCCGCAACCCGCCCTCTATCTTTCCGGGCCGCAGGTCGGCTCTGAAGTATCGGGCATTTACGTCCAGCTCAGGTCTGAAGACGCGAAAAGGGAGGTCATCCAACACATGACTCAGTTGTCTAGGTCCATGGACGCCGACCTCCCCCTGGAGTTTTTTCCTGCTCAGGAAGGGCTCTTGGCCCAGATCTATTCCTGGCTTGGAAGGATCCTGGGCGGCCTCGGCATGGTAAGCACGCTAGTCGCACTGCTTGGCGTCTACGCGCTGATCTCATTTCAGGCCCAGCGTCGCGAGAAGGAAATCGGAATCCGCTCTGCCCTCGGCGCCAGCCGGCGGCAAATCCGGCGACTGGTGCTTCGCCACACCCTAAGGATGGTCTTGCCAGGAATCATCGCAGGAGGAGTCATCGCCGGCTTTTTCTCCACGCTGATGTCAGAAGCGCTTTTCGGTGTTTCACCTCTGGCCCTATGGCTCTACGCCGGTGTGGCAGCGTTGCTTGCAGGCCTCAGCCTAGTGGCCGCCTTATACCCGGCAGTTCGGGCTTCGCGCGTAGACCCTGCGGATTTCTTGCGAGCGGTGTGA
- a CDS encoding ABC transporter ATP-binding protein, producing MIKIRNLEKYYETGYVKTFVLRRVNVDVMEGDFLTIMGPSGAGKSTLLSIIGMLDGIWEGEYYFLGHPIHKMKKRERSELHKQNIGFVFQSYHLIDDLTVYENLDVPLSYKNIKKKERDSMVCDMLDRFNIVGKKDLFPNQLSGGQQQLVAVARALITTPKLILADEPTGNLHSSQGEEIMDLFKRLNDEGTTIIQVTHSKKNADYGNRIINLLDGWVVDEEEEKKEIEASTSV from the coding sequence TTGATCAAAATCCGCAACCTGGAAAAGTATTACGAAACCGGCTACGTCAAGACCTTTGTGCTGCGCCGGGTCAACGTCGACGTGATGGAAGGCGACTTCTTGACCATCATGGGCCCCTCGGGAGCCGGAAAGTCGACCCTGCTCAGCATTATCGGAATGCTGGACGGCATCTGGGAAGGCGAATACTACTTCCTGGGCCACCCCATCCACAAGATGAAAAAGCGCGAGCGCTCCGAACTGCACAAGCAGAACATCGGATTCGTATTCCAGAGCTACCACCTGATCGACGACCTGACCGTCTACGAAAACCTTGACGTCCCCCTCTCCTACAAGAACATCAAGAAGAAAGAGCGCGACAGCATGGTCTGCGACATGCTCGACCGCTTCAACATCGTGGGCAAGAAAGACCTCTTCCCCAACCAGCTTTCGGGCGGACAGCAGCAGTTGGTGGCGGTGGCCCGAGCCTTGATCACCACCCCCAAGCTGATCCTGGCCGACGAGCCCACCGGAAACCTGCACTCCTCGCAAGGCGAAGAGATCATGGACCTCTTCAAGCGCCTCAACGACGAGGGAACCACCATCATCCAGGTCACCCACTCCAAGAAGAACGCCGACTACGGCAACCGCATCATCAATCTCCTCGACGGATGGGTGGTGGACGAGGAAGAAGAAAAGAAGGAGATCGAGGCCTCGACCTCGGTCTAG
- the argE gene encoding acetylornithine deacetylase codes for MSSALSDVRLLSRLVGFDSTSRRSNLPIADFICDYLDEPGIEIVRNPNADEDKVNLVIRIGGANGSASGESGLILSGHMDVVPAREPEWVSDPFQLSERDGNLYGRGSADMKGFLALAINLARQWSQEDLEHPLVLLLTFDEELGLLGAQHFARTWGHDFPLPRNAVIGEPTELRVVRMHKGHLQVRITVRGVSAHSAYPHLGRSAIEPAAQVVLALKELRRQFEKERHDTSGYYPETPFVALNVGMIQGGSAVNVIPDRCVIDISARNMPGQPPDEVVSRVRAKVESLGLPDCQVEFINEAASLLSPADSRVHRGLCGLVGQNGQEAVSYASDAGVFQGMGINCVLYGPGTIEVAHKPNECVPLEHLQQARTRLHELIREFCA; via the coding sequence ATGAGTTCGGCCCTTTCCGATGTTCGCCTGCTGAGCCGATTGGTAGGATTCGATTCCACCAGCCGCCGCTCGAACCTTCCCATCGCCGACTTCATTTGCGACTACCTTGATGAGCCTGGAATCGAGATCGTCCGCAATCCGAACGCCGACGAAGACAAGGTCAACCTGGTCATCCGCATCGGCGGCGCCAACGGAAGCGCGTCTGGGGAGAGCGGACTGATCCTCTCCGGGCACATGGACGTGGTTCCGGCTCGGGAACCGGAATGGGTCAGCGATCCCTTTCAACTCAGCGAACGCGACGGCAACCTTTACGGACGCGGTTCCGCCGACATGAAGGGTTTCCTGGCGCTGGCCATCAACCTGGCCCGCCAATGGTCGCAAGAGGACCTCGAGCACCCGCTGGTGCTGCTTCTCACCTTCGATGAAGAGCTGGGACTGCTGGGAGCCCAGCACTTCGCCCGCACCTGGGGCCACGACTTTCCCCTTCCCCGCAACGCCGTCATCGGAGAGCCCACCGAACTGCGGGTGGTGCGCATGCACAAGGGCCACCTGCAGGTGCGCATCACCGTGCGGGGCGTTTCGGCCCACAGCGCCTATCCTCACCTGGGACGCAGCGCCATCGAGCCGGCCGCCCAGGTGGTCCTGGCTCTCAAAGAACTGCGCCGGCAGTTCGAAAAGGAGCGTCACGACACCAGCGGCTACTATCCCGAGACGCCTTTCGTGGCTCTCAACGTGGGGATGATTCAGGGCGGGTCGGCGGTCAACGTCATTCCTGACCGCTGCGTCATCGACATCTCGGCGCGCAACATGCCCGGGCAGCCCCCCGACGAGGTCGTCAGCCGCGTCCGCGCCAAGGTCGAATCGCTGGGACTGCCCGACTGCCAGGTGGAATTCATCAACGAAGCCGCTTCCCTGCTCTCCCCCGCCGACAGCCGCGTCCACCGCGGGCTGTGCGGGTTGGTCGGGCAGAACGGCCAGGAGGCGGTTTCTTATGCCAGCGACGCGGGCGTTTTTCAGGGGATGGGCATCAACTGCGTGCTCTACGGTCCGGGCACCATCGAAGTGGCCCATAAGCCCAATGAGTGCGTCCCCCTCGAGCACTTGCAGCAGGCACGGACCAGGCTGCACGAGCTGATCAGGGAATTCTGCGCCTGA
- a CDS encoding formimidoylglutamate deiminase, with protein sequence MSDRPNREQDGRRRRNMSAGSQSLPIEPLAAPWQGEPGLGRDRIFQADWTWSNGRFLPDLQVAVGSDGRISEVGALERRVDVRLKNVALLPGFVNAHSHAFQRGLRGRGETFPEDKGSFWTWREEMYRLVESMDALTLLDLCRQAFSEMLAAGITSVGEFHYLHHDQSGEGYGLDEIVLEAAREAGIRMVLLNAFYRWSAPGRPLQGAQHRFATPSMEDFWEQMDRLDLQLDAQQSLGVAAHSLRAVGLEEAALLRREARKRALPFHIHVEEQQREIEECLDYYGARPLSLICDHLQPDAGMTSVHCTHSAAQDMKRYLEAGGGVLICPLTEANLGDGIADLPSIRALGGRIALGSDSNARISMLEEVRWLEYVQRLRREKRGVLCTDKGHNAAYLLECATLSGARSLNLAAGEIVAGRWADFCAVDLAHPALHDVQPSNLLAAVLLGCDNACIHSTWVSGQQRSGRPDAG encoded by the coding sequence ATGAGCGATAGGCCGAACAGGGAGCAAGACGGCCGCCGGCGCCGGAATATGTCCGCCGGTTCGCAGTCGCTGCCTATCGAGCCGCTGGCCGCTCCCTGGCAGGGAGAGCCGGGGCTGGGCCGCGACCGCATTTTCCAGGCCGACTGGACCTGGAGCAACGGACGCTTTTTGCCCGACCTGCAGGTGGCGGTGGGATCGGACGGGCGCATCAGCGAAGTTGGGGCGCTGGAGCGGCGGGTGGACGTCCGCCTCAAGAACGTCGCCTTGCTGCCTGGATTCGTCAACGCCCACTCCCATGCCTTCCAGCGGGGACTGCGGGGCCGCGGCGAGACCTTCCCCGAGGACAAGGGCTCTTTTTGGACCTGGCGTGAAGAGATGTACCGCCTGGTCGAGAGCATGGACGCCTTGACGCTGCTGGACCTCTGCCGCCAGGCCTTCAGCGAGATGCTGGCGGCGGGAATCACCAGCGTGGGCGAGTTCCACTACCTGCACCACGACCAATCGGGAGAGGGCTACGGGCTGGACGAGATCGTCCTGGAAGCGGCGCGCGAAGCCGGCATCCGCATGGTGCTGCTCAACGCCTTTTACCGCTGGAGCGCTCCCGGACGTCCGCTGCAGGGGGCCCAACACCGTTTCGCCACGCCCTCGATGGAGGACTTCTGGGAGCAGATGGACCGGCTCGACCTGCAACTGGACGCCCAGCAATCCCTGGGCGTGGCGGCCCACAGCCTGCGCGCCGTGGGGCTGGAGGAGGCCGCGCTGCTGCGCCGGGAAGCCCGCAAGCGCGCCCTGCCCTTCCACATCCACGTGGAAGAGCAGCAGCGCGAAATCGAGGAGTGTCTCGACTATTACGGGGCCCGGCCGCTTTCACTCATCTGCGACCACCTGCAGCCGGACGCGGGGATGACCAGCGTCCACTGCACTCACAGCGCGGCCCAGGACATGAAGCGCTACCTGGAAGCTGGCGGCGGAGTGCTCATCTGTCCGCTGACGGAAGCCAACCTGGGCGACGGCATCGCCGATTTGCCTTCCATCCGCGCCCTGGGCGGACGCATCGCCCTGGGCAGCGACTCCAACGCCCGCATCTCCATGCTGGAAGAGGTGCGCTGGCTGGAATACGTCCAGCGCCTGCGCCGGGAGAAGCGGGGCGTGCTGTGCACCGACAAGGGCCACAACGCCGCCTACCTGCTGGAGTGCGCCACCCTGTCCGGAGCCCGTTCGCTCAACCTGGCCGCCGGAGAGATCGTGGCCGGACGCTGGGCCGACTTCTGCGCCGTCGACCTCGCCCACCCCGCCCTGCACGACGTCCAGCCCTCCAATCTGCTGGCCGCCGTCCTGCTGGGTTGCGACAACGCCTGCATCCATTCCACCTGGGTTTCCGGCCAACAACGTAGCGGCCGCCCTGACGCGGGTTAG
- a CDS encoding VWA domain-containing protein: MIRFTDLPFSLFAVLLLLLTALPGQAVAQSAQQEPQETTPQAAQQELQPAVRATGTTVVVDAVVVDGDNRVIKDLTKDDFVLVEDDVRQQIDAVILRSGLPPATDAERQTRASSPRPRSWDSQVRPPNFIVFMLDYASTEFQNQHLVERAAVRYVENHLQPDDFAAVFAVDSGFRLVQPFTNDVEKLKEAFKVRSASGQAKSRSAQNTFNASNADLLRAGNFDPAQLELGIETGGDFSSLSTAAAAAFSEAGRLLLALRIEQLRVNMGAYLNKRQALSVLSAIQAVAQAFREVEGRKSLILFSQGFVVGSEAEAEFHRTIEMASLARLAVYGLDPQGLLAKQNSGDLLPSDQLSSISAANGRNRILASGGQSIFDRARETGSDTRDSALRYLAGATGGFALRNSNDLYPGLERIDEDLRSHFLIFYRPSNQSLDGRFREIRLSIRGRNDLEVRHRMGYRAVPRGLETLSDEEVDMMLAAQQGTLDTDLPVFLRTDTFHLDAAPQEVLVTIDLPTEEIEFLTSEADGRVEGSGVGYVARLMVLGLVRDKSGEIIRRLGLPVSIRASAQDYEELLRGGLSISQRLDLLPGDYSVQVLVKDLTNERLGLMERSLRVPARPEGLAFSTIVLGEQVERSNNRPGGLVADGIRILPSARRQFRSGERLVYYLEVYNADPASAPEVEIALQRSGSPEQMALPAEKPQGTAESGHLTLARYIELGQLAPGAYNLIAQSTDPATGQTVQSRTMFRIVE; the protein is encoded by the coding sequence ATGATCCGCTTTACTGACCTGCCTTTCAGCTTATTCGCCGTTTTGCTGTTGCTGCTGACGGCTCTGCCCGGTCAGGCCGTGGCCCAGTCCGCGCAGCAGGAACCTCAAGAGACCACCCCACAGGCCGCCCAGCAAGAGCTGCAGCCGGCTGTCCGCGCCACCGGCACCACCGTGGTCGTCGACGCCGTGGTGGTGGACGGCGACAACCGCGTCATCAAAGACCTGACCAAGGACGACTTCGTGCTGGTGGAGGACGACGTACGTCAGCAGATCGACGCCGTCATACTGCGCAGCGGACTTCCCCCGGCCACTGACGCCGAGCGGCAGACGCGGGCTTCCTCTCCCCGGCCCCGGTCCTGGGACTCGCAGGTGCGTCCGCCCAACTTCATCGTCTTCATGCTCGACTACGCCAGCACCGAGTTCCAGAATCAGCACCTGGTTGAAAGGGCCGCCGTGCGCTATGTCGAGAACCACTTGCAGCCCGACGATTTCGCCGCCGTCTTCGCCGTCGACAGCGGATTCAGGCTGGTGCAGCCTTTCACAAACGACGTCGAGAAGTTGAAAGAGGCCTTCAAGGTTCGCAGCGCCAGCGGACAGGCCAAAAGCCGGAGCGCCCAGAACACCTTTAATGCCAGCAACGCCGACCTCTTGCGGGCCGGCAACTTCGATCCCGCCCAGTTGGAGTTGGGCATCGAAACCGGCGGCGACTTTTCCTCCTTGTCGACAGCCGCGGCCGCCGCCTTTTCGGAAGCCGGACGCCTGCTCTTGGCCCTGCGCATCGAGCAACTGCGGGTCAACATGGGAGCCTACCTCAACAAGCGCCAGGCCCTCTCCGTCCTCAGCGCCATTCAGGCCGTGGCCCAGGCTTTTCGCGAGGTGGAAGGCCGCAAGTCGTTGATCCTTTTTTCGCAGGGATTCGTGGTGGGGTCGGAGGCCGAAGCCGAGTTCCATCGGACCATCGAGATGGCGTCGCTGGCCCGCCTGGCCGTCTACGGACTCGATCCCCAGGGCTTGCTGGCCAAGCAGAACAGCGGAGACCTGCTTCCTTCCGACCAACTGTCGTCGATCAGCGCCGCCAACGGACGCAACCGCATCCTGGCCAGCGGCGGACAGTCGATCTTCGACCGGGCCCGCGAAACCGGCTCCGACACGCGCGACAGCGCCCTGCGCTACTTGGCGGGAGCCACCGGCGGATTCGCCTTGCGCAACTCCAACGACCTCTATCCGGGACTGGAACGCATCGATGAGGATCTGCGCAGCCACTTCCTCATTTTCTATCGCCCCAGCAACCAGTCGCTGGACGGGCGCTTCCGGGAGATCCGCCTCAGCATACGCGGACGCAACGATTTGGAAGTCCGCCACCGGATGGGCTACCGGGCCGTCCCCCGCGGGCTGGAAACGCTTTCCGACGAGGAAGTGGACATGATGCTGGCGGCCCAGCAGGGAACCTTGGACACCGATCTGCCCGTCTTCCTGCGCACCGATACTTTCCATCTCGATGCCGCTCCTCAAGAGGTGCTGGTCACTATTGACCTGCCCACCGAGGAAATCGAGTTTCTGACCAGCGAGGCCGATGGACGGGTGGAAGGCTCCGGCGTCGGCTATGTGGCCCGTCTCATGGTGCTGGGCCTGGTGCGCGACAAAAGCGGAGAGATCATCCGCCGCCTGGGCTTGCCCGTTTCCATCCGCGCCAGCGCTCAAGATTATGAGGAGTTGCTGCGGGGAGGCCTGAGCATAAGCCAGCGCCTCGATCTGCTTCCCGGCGACTACTCGGTGCAGGTGCTGGTCAAGGACCTCACCAACGAAAGGTTGGGACTGATGGAGCGCAGCCTGCGGGTGCCGGCGCGTCCTGAGGGGCTGGCCTTCAGCACCATCGTGCTGGGCGAGCAGGTGGAGCGGTCCAACAACCGGCCCGGCGGACTGGTGGCGGACGGCATCCGCATCCTGCCCTCGGCACGCCGACAATTCCGCAGCGGAGAGCGGCTAGTCTACTACCTCGAGGTCTACAACGCCGATCCCGCCTCGGCGCCTGAAGTCGAGATCGCCTTGCAGCGCAGCGGCAGCCCCGAGCAAATGGCCTTGCCGGCCGAAAAGCCCCAGGGGACGGCCGAAAGCGGCCACCTCACCCTGGCCCGCTACATCGAACTCGGCCAACTGGCCCCCGGCGCCTACAACCTGATCGCCCAAAGCACCGATCCCGCTACCGGCCAGACCGTCCAGTCCCGCACCATGTTCCGCATCGTGGAATAG